A genomic region of Gemmata massiliana contains the following coding sequences:
- a CDS encoding chemotaxis protein CheW, giving the protein MATAHTETTVLLTRLGSRLCAIPLVDVMESMRPLPAAPVPGVPSFVKGLAVIRGAPVPVVDLGLLVGATGAAPTGRYVLLRLGERRVAIAVDGVLGVRRLDGSALHKLPPLFQTSDPELTTGIGVRDEQLLFVLQTARIVPDEVWRIAEPNGAGER; this is encoded by the coding sequence ATGGCGACCGCCCACACGGAGACGACCGTTCTCCTCACGCGCCTGGGTTCCAGGTTGTGTGCGATCCCGCTTGTAGACGTGATGGAAAGCATGCGCCCGCTCCCCGCGGCACCCGTTCCGGGAGTACCGTCGTTCGTCAAAGGGCTCGCCGTCATTCGAGGGGCGCCGGTCCCGGTGGTCGATCTCGGCCTCTTGGTCGGCGCGACCGGGGCGGCGCCGACCGGGCGTTATGTTCTTTTGCGCCTCGGCGAGCGGAGGGTTGCCATCGCAGTAGACGGGGTGCTGGGCGTGCGCCGGCTGGACGGCTCGGCCCTCCACAAACTACCCCCGCTCTTCCAAACTTCCGATCCGGAACTCACGACAGGGATCGGGGTGCGCGACGAGCAGTTGCTCTTCGTCCTCCAAACGGCGCGAATTGTGCCAGACGAGGTTTGGCGGATCGCGGAGCCGAACGGGGCGGGCGAACGATGA
- a CDS encoding CheR family methyltransferase gives MNAPDRELIDRFRDAVARRFGLDFDDSRRDFLGEILVKHVARAKSADPFSYIHRLVSGQAPRSETADLATDLTVGETYFFRHPDQFRAFVTAAELDRHPPPGPRRLHILSAGCASGEEAHSLAILLREHVPDGSGWNLRVVGIDLNPVSLARAARGRYTAWSLRGSDETIKQRHFHARDREYQLDDSVRAMVTFEERNLLSDAPDFWRPGAYDVIFCRNVIMYFTPEAARAVVARLTRALVPGGHLFLGPAETLRSVSNDYHLLHTHDTFYYQRRRDTTDALQFPVESRIAREDALFPVLSGADGSWVTAIGEASDRIARLRREMRPVGPAASPASGGPISGDEAPPVPEVARPLDLRTAREMVRQERYADALQVLGVPAGEDRRDPDAQLLRAVILTNCGHVAEAEQLCHDVLSGDELNAEARYLLALCREHAGEFDSATEEDGIAIYLDPRFAMPHLHLGLLRKRAGDRAGAHRAFREAAALLPREDASRVVLFGGGFSREMLLRLCEAELRAREGDS, from the coding sequence ATGAACGCGCCGGATCGGGAACTCATCGACCGCTTTCGGGACGCCGTTGCCCGGCGGTTCGGCCTCGACTTCGACGACAGCAGACGAGATTTCCTCGGGGAAATTCTTGTAAAGCACGTCGCGCGCGCGAAGAGCGCGGACCCCTTCTCGTACATCCACCGCCTGGTATCGGGTCAAGCCCCGCGGTCCGAAACCGCGGACCTCGCCACGGACCTCACGGTGGGGGAAACGTACTTCTTCCGGCACCCGGATCAGTTCCGCGCGTTCGTTACCGCTGCTGAATTGGACCGGCACCCCCCGCCGGGGCCGCGCCGCCTGCACATTCTCTCGGCCGGTTGCGCGTCGGGGGAAGAGGCGCACTCGCTCGCCATCCTGCTCCGGGAACACGTCCCGGACGGCTCCGGTTGGAATCTCCGGGTCGTGGGGATCGACCTCAACCCCGTTTCGCTCGCCCGGGCAGCCCGGGGCCGGTACACCGCGTGGTCGCTCCGGGGCAGTGACGAAACAATCAAACAGCGGCATTTCCACGCGCGCGATCGAGAATACCAACTGGACGATTCCGTCCGCGCGATGGTGACGTTCGAGGAACGCAACCTCCTCAGCGACGCGCCCGACTTCTGGCGACCGGGCGCTTATGACGTGATCTTCTGTCGCAACGTCATCATGTACTTCACTCCGGAAGCGGCGCGGGCCGTGGTCGCCCGGCTGACGCGCGCCCTGGTTCCCGGGGGGCACCTCTTTCTCGGGCCGGCCGAGACGCTCCGGAGCGTCTCGAACGATTACCACCTCCTGCACACGCACGACACCTTCTACTACCAGCGCCGCCGGGACACGACGGACGCGCTGCAGTTCCCCGTCGAGTCCAGGATCGCGCGCGAAGATGCCCTCTTTCCCGTCCTGTCGGGCGCGGATGGTTCCTGGGTCACCGCGATCGGCGAAGCGTCGGACCGGATCGCGCGCCTCCGACGCGAGATGCGCCCAGTCGGCCCCGCCGCTTCCCCCGCCTCGGGCGGCCCGATCTCGGGAGACGAGGCGCCCCCGGTACCGGAGGTAGCCCGCCCGCTGGACCTCCGGACTGCGCGCGAAATGGTTCGGCAGGAGCGCTACGCCGACGCCCTCCAGGTACTCGGGGTTCCGGCCGGTGAAGACCGGCGCGACCCCGATGCCCAACTGCTGCGGGCCGTGATCCTGACGAATTGCGGGCATGTTGCAGAAGCCGAACAGCTCTGCCACGATGTCCTTTCGGGCGACGAACTCAACGCCGAAGCCCGGTACCTCCTCGCGCTGTGCCGGGAACACGCCGGGGAGTTCGATTCGGCAACGGAGGAGGACGGGATCGCGATCTACCTGGACCCGCGGTTCGCCATGCCGCACCTGCACCTCGGGCTCCTCCGCAAGCGCGCGGGGGACCGCGCGGGCGCGCACCGGGCGTTTCGCGAGGCTGCAGCCCTGCTCCCACGCGAGGACGCCTCCCGCGTCGTACTGTTCGGGGGCGGGTTCAGTCGCGAGATGCTCCTCCGGTTGTGCGAGGCGGAACTGCGCGCGCGTGAGGGCGACTCATGA